In the Calonectris borealis chromosome 11, bCalBor7.hap1.2, whole genome shotgun sequence genome, one interval contains:
- the SEMA4B gene encoding semaphorin-4B: MAALPVLALPVLAALLLSAAQEPVPRVSLPYDSAERLVQRFEVPGVSNYTALLLSPDGSTLYLGARELLIAVNTSHFQPGVPARRLLWSADEEKKRQCVFKGKDPQRDCHNYIKMLLQLNSTHLYTCGTCAFSPACTYINVQRFSLERDTSGKVLLEDGKGRCPFDPEYRSTAVMVDSELYAGTVSNFQGNEPTIYRSQESRIALKTENSLNWLQDPVFVGSAYLRESLPTGNPEGDDDKIYFFFSETGKEFDYFENTIVSRIARVCKGDQGGERVLQRRWTTFLKAQLLCSHPEDGFPFNVLQDVFVLTPGELRWRETLFYGVFTSQWNKGGLGSSAVCAFPMRSVQRAFGGLYKEVNRETQQWYTDTGPVPEPRPGTCITSHTRHLKINSSLQMPDRVLNFIKDHFLMDSPVRSQPLLLQSRLRYQQIGVHRAQGLHSTYDVLFLGTDDGRLHKAVRVNHGVHIIEEIRLFPAGQPILQLLLDQDQGLVYAATYTAVAQVPFANCSLYRSCGECVLARDPFCAWSRGACRRTTLHPPTHPQLWVQDIEDADTERLCQLADASQPRPRILLPPASGAPCQWIQLPPNAVRPLPCRLFSNLASRLWLHDGAPVNTSYLVLPDGALILVGSPKRGGIYECWSLEEGFRKLMASYCVGVQEPARGPLDPGRKVAAGRDTLETVSTSRSTSAVGSAAARLDGKTYWTEFLVMCVLFAAAVLVLALFLLHRHRDGMKALLEPGDPGRHQKPPRKPVESLPLNGSSLPSAAPEHKGYQALQDNYIVSTPVHEPPGPPRAFSESEKRPLHVRDSFVEVSPACQRPRVRLGSEIQDSVV; this comes from the exons ATGGCGGCGCTGCCCGTCCTGGCGCTCCCGGTGCTGGCGGCGCTGCTGCTCTCGGCGGCGCAGGAGCCCGTCCCGCGGGTCAGCCTGCCCTACG ACTCAGCTGAGCGGCTCGTGCAGCGGTTCGAGGTGCCTGGAGTGTCCAACtacacagccctgctgctgagccCGGACGGCAGCACCCTCTACCTGGGGGCGCGCGAGCTGCTCATCGCTGTCAACACCAGCCACTTCCAGCCCGGGGTGCCGGCTCGCAGG ctgctgtggaGCGCGGATGAGGAGAAGAAGAGGCAGTGCGTGTTCAAGGGCAAGGACCCGCAG AGGGACTGTCACAACTACATCaagatgctgctgcagctgaacagCACCCACCTCTACACCTGTGGGACCTGCGCCTTCAGCCCAGCCTGCACCTATATT AACGTGCAGCGCTTCAGCCTGGAGCGGGACACATCGGGgaaggtgctgctggaggacggGAAGGGACGCTGCCCCTTCGACCCCGAGTACCGGTCCACGGCTGTCATGGTCG ACAGCGAGCTCTACGCTGGGACTGTTAGCAACTTCCAGGGCAACGAGCCGACCATCTACCGCAGCCAGGAGAGCCGCATCGCCCTCAAGACGGAGAACTCCCTCAACTGGCTGCAGG ACCCGGTCTTCGTGGGCTCAGCCTACCTGCGGGAGAGCCTGCCCACCGGCAACCCCGAGGGCGATGACGATAAGATCTACTTCTTCTTCAGCGAGACCGGCAAGGAGTTCGACTACTTCGAGAACACCATTGTCTCCCGCATTGCACGCGTGTGCAAG GGGGACCAGGGTGGGGAGCGCGTGCTGCAGCGGCGGTGGACGACCTTCCTGAAGGCGCAGCTGCTCTGCTCACACCCCGAGGACGGCTTCCCCTTCAACGTGCTGCAGGATGTCTTCGTGCTCACCCCAGGGGAGCTGCGCTGGAGGGAGACGCTCTTCTACGGGGTCTTCACCTCGCAGTG GAACAAGGGCGGCCTGGGCAGCTCGGCCGTGTGCGCCTTCCCCATGCGCAGCGTGCAGCGAGCCTTCGGCGGGCTCTATAAGGAGGTGAACCGCGAGACGCAGCAGTGGTACACAGACACCGGCCCTGTGCCAGAGCCCCGGCCGGGCACG TGCATCACCAGCCACACGCGGCACCTGAAGATCAACTCATCCCTCCAGATGCCAGACCGGGTGCTGAACTTCATCAAGGACCACTTCCTGATGGACAGCCCCGTGCGCAGCCAGccactgctgctgcagagccgccTGCGCTACCAGCAGATCGGCGTCCACCGTGCGCAGGGCCTCCACAGCACCTACGACGTCCTCTTCTTGGGCACAG ACGATGGCCGGTTGCACAAGGCTGTGCGCGTGAACCACGGGGTGCACATCATCGAGGAGATCCGCCTCTTCCCTGCCGGCCAGCCcattctccagctgctgctggatCAGGACCAG GGCCTAGTCTATGCGGCCACCTACACGGCGGTGGCTCAGGTGCCCTTCGCCAACTGCAGCCTGTACCGCAGCTGTGGCGAGTGCGTGCTGGCGCGGGACCCCTTCTGCGCATGGAGCCGGGGTGCCTGCCGCAGGaccaccctgcacccccccacgcaccccca GCTCTGGGTGCAGGACATCGAGGACGCTGACACGGAGCGGCTCTGCCAGCTGGCTGACGCctcccagccccgtccccgcaTCCTCCTGCCCCCAG CCTCGGGTGCCCCATGCCAGTGGATCCAGCTGCCGCCCAACGCGGTGCGGCCGCTGCCATGCCGGCTGTTCTCCAACCTGGCCTCGCGGCTCTGGCTGCACGACGGGGCGCCCGTCAACACCTCCTACCTGGTGCTGCCCGACGGGGCCCTCATCCTGGTGGGCAGCCCCAAGCGGGGGGGCATCTACGAGTGCTGGTCGCTGGAGGAGGGCTTCCGCAAGCTGATGGCCAGCTACTGCGTGGGCGTGCAGGAGCCGGCCCGTGGGCCGCTGGACCCCGGCAGGAAGGTGGCCGCTGGCCGGGACACCCTGGAGACTGTCAGCACGTCCCGGAGCACCTCTGCggtgggcagtgctgcagcccGGCTGGACGGCAAGACCTACTGGACCGAGTTCCTGGTGATGTGCGTGCTCTTTGCCGCTGCTGTCCTTGTGCTGGCCCTCTTCCTTCTGCACCGGCACCGTGATGGCATGAAAGCCTTGCTGGAGCCCGGTGACCCCGGCCGGCACCAGAAGCCGCCCCGCAAGCCAGTGGAGAGCCTGCCCCTGAACGGCAGCAGCCTGCCCAGCGCAGCACCCGAGCACAAGGGCTACCAGGCCCTGCAGGACAACTACATCGTCAGCACCCCTGTGCATgagcccccaggccccccacgcGCCTTCTCCGAATCGGAGAAGAGGCCCCTCCACGTCCGGGACAGCTTCGTGGAGGTGTCTCCCGCCTGCCAAAGACCCCGGGTGCGCCTGGGCTCCGAGATCCAGGACTCAGTGGTGTGA
- the IDH2 gene encoding isocitrate dehydrogenase [NADP], mitochondrial, whose amino-acid sequence MAARYLRAAPALSRLAHCPLPAASVGQRRHYADKRIKVANPVVEMDGDEMTRIIWAFIKEKLILPNVDVQLKYFDLGLPHRDKTDDQVTIDSALATQKYSVAVKCATITPDEARVEEFKLKKMWKSPNGTIRNILGGTVFREPIICKNIPRLVPGWTKPITIGRHAHGDQYKATDFVVGKSGTFKMVFTPKDGSGAKEWEVYNFPGGGVGMGMYNTDESISGFAHSCFQYAIQKKWPLYMSTKNTILKAYDGRFKDIFQEIFDKHYKTEFDKLKIWYEHRLIDDMVAQVLKSAGGFVWACKNYDGDVQSDILAQGFGSLGLMTSVLVCPDGKTIEAEAAHGTVTRHYREHQKGRPTSTNPIASIFAWTRGLEHRGKLDSNPDLIKFAQTLEKVCVETVESGTMTKDLAGCIHGLANVKLNEHFVNTTDFLDAIKNNLDKALGKQ is encoded by the exons ATGGCCGCCCGCTAcctccgcgccgccccggcgCTGAGCCGCCTGGCccactgccccctccccgccgcctccgTGGGGCAGCGCCGACACT ATGCCGACAAACGGATCAAGGTGGCCAACCCGGTGGTGGAGATGGACGGAGATGAGATGACGCGGATCATCTGGGCCTTCATCAAGGAGAAG CTCATCCTGCCCAACGTGGACGTCCAGCTGAAGTATTTTGACCTGGGCCTGCCACACCGGGACAAGACGGACGACCAGGTCACCATCGACTCGGCGCTGGCCACCCAGAAGTACAGTGTGGCCGTGAAGTGTGCCACCATCACGCCAGATGAAGCCAGGGTGGAAG AGTTCAAGCTGAAGAAGATGTGGAAGAGCCCCAATGGCACCATCCGAAACATCCTGGGGGGGACGGTCTTCCGAGAGCCCATCATCTGCAAGAACATCCCCCGCCTGGTGCCCGGCTGGACCAAGCCCATCACCATCGGCAGGCATGCGCACGGCGACCAG TACAAAGCCACCGACTTCGTGGTGGGGAAGTCCGGGACATTCAAGATGGTCTTCACGCCGAAGGATGGCAGCGGGGCCAAGGAGTGGGAGGTGTACAACTTCCCCGGCGGCGGCGTGGGCATGGGCATGTACAACACGGACGAG TCCATCTCGGGCTTCGCTCACAGCTGCTTCCAGTACGCCATCCAGAAGAAGTGGCCTCTCTACATGAGCACCAAGAACACCATCCTCAAGGCCTACGACGGGCGCTTCAAAGACATCTTCCAGGAGATCTTCGATAA GCATTACAAGACAGAGTTCGACAAGCTGAAGATCTGGTACGAGCATCGGCTCATCGACGACATGGTCGCCCAGGTGCTGAAGTCCGCCGGCGGCTTCGTCTGGGCATGCAAGAACTACGACGGGGACGTCCAGTCAGACATCCTGGCCCAAG GCTTCGGCTCCCTGGGGCTGATGACCTCTGTCCTGGTGTGTCCGGATGGGAAGACCATCGAGGCTGAGGCAGCCCACGGCACCGTCACCCGCCACTACCGGGAGCACCAGAAG GGTCGACCCACCAGCACGAACCCCATTGCCAGCATCTTCGCCTGGACACGTGGCCTGGAGCACCGGGGCAAGCTGGACAGTAACCCGGACCTGATCAA gttTGCTCAGACGCTGGAGAAGGTCTGCGTCGAAACCGTGGAGAGCGGGACGATGACGAAGGACCTCGCCGGCTGCATCCATGGCCTTGCCAA cgTGAAGCTGAACGAGCACTTTGTGAACACCACCGACTTCCTGGACGCCATCAAGAACAACCTGGACAAGGCCCTGGGCAAGCAGtag
- the ZNF710 gene encoding zinc finger protein 710 has translation MDRFTECGTQTDAVVVLSLAQAAVLGLVSENELLGATISPAGFFPGLGGELPDTAAVEPGDPEGECQLEGEGQVPGDGQEEDALDAESSLEKHARRRKRPPVRLVPKVKCEKAEDEVLYEVSTPGAEDGERQRGRPPPLQDASQEQAVQSSAMKMIDLGTFSRKPRRLRHLRRHAHQELEGTERRLGDADPAGAVEGGTAGALRTECAFEAGAPSPGEAEAPTPASPEQVKSEQGFAWQEPGELEAEVAGATSERNKKAQLDRLDINVQIDDSYLVEAGDRQKRWQCRMCEKSYTSKYNLVTHILGHNGIKPHSCPHCNKLFKQPSHLQTHLLTHQGMRPHKCEVCSKAFTQTSHLKRHMLLHTDIKPYSCRFCGRGFAYPSELKAHEVKHESGRCHVCVECGLDFSTLTQLKRHLSTHQGPTLYQCLECSKSFHYRSQLQNHMLKHQNVRPFVCTECGMEFSQIHHLKQHSLTHKGVKEFKCEVCGREFTLQANMKRHMLIHTSVRPYQCHICFKTFVQKQTLKTHMIVHSPVKPFKCKVCGKSFNRMYNLLGHMHLHAGSKPFKCPYCSSKFNLKGNLSRHMKVKHGVMDISLDSQDPMMDLAGADQAELDGQQEMDDFEEENSYGYGGVGNPPDEHTLTEQAMKEMAYYNML, from the exons ATGGATCGCTTCACCGAGTGTGGGACCCAGACGGATGCGGTGGTGGTGCTGTCCCTGGCGCAGGCTGCGGTTCTGGGCTTGGTGTCCGAGAATGAGCTTCTTGGGGCCACCATCAGCCCCGCTGGCTTcttcccagggctgggaggggagctgcCAGACACTGCTGCGGTGGAGCCTGGGGACCCGGAGGGCGAGTGCCAGCTGGAGGGTGAGGGGCAGGTGCCAGGggatgggcaggaggaggacGCCTTGGACGCAGAGTCCTCCCTGGAGAAGCATGCCCGGAGGAGGAAGCGGCCTCCCGTGAGGCTGGTGCCCAAGGTCAAGTGCGAGAAGGCAGAGGATGAGGTGCTGTATGAAGTGTCCACCCCTGGGGCTGAGGACGGTGAGCGGCAGCGTGGCCGCCCACCCCCCCTCCAGGATgccagccaggagcaggcggTGCAGAGCAGTGCCATGAAGATGATCGACCTCGGCACCTTCAGCAGGAAGCCCCGGCGCCTACGGCATCTGCGCCGGCACGCACACCAGGAGCTGGAGGGCACCGAGCGCCGCCTCGGGGACGCCGACCCGGCCGGCGCGGTGGAGGGTGGCACCGCAGGGGCCCTGCGGACCGAGTGCGCCTTCGAGGCGGGTGCCCCGTCCCCTGGCGAGGCAGAGGCCCCCACACCGGCGTCCCCCGAGCAGGTGAAGAGCGAGCAGGGCTTCGCTTGGCAGGAGCCGGGGGAGCTGGAGGCGGAGGTGGCAGGTGCCACCAGTGAGCGCAACAAGAAGGCGCAGCTGGACCGGCTGGACATCAACGTGCAGATCGACGACTCGTACCTGGTGGAGGCGGGGGACCGCCAGAAGCGCTGGCAGTGCCGCATGTGCGAGAAGTCCTACACGTCCAAGTACAACCTGGTGACCCACATCCTGGGCCACAACGGCATCAAGCCCCACTCTTGCCCGCACTGCAACAAGCTCTTCAAGCAGCCCAGCCACCTGCAGACCCACCTGCTGACCCACCAGGGCATGCGGCCCCACAAGTGCGAGGTGTGCAGCAAGGCCTTCACCCAGACCAGCCACCTGAAGCGGCACATGCTGCTGCACACCGACATCAAGCCCTACAGCTGCCGCTTCTGCGGCCGGGGCTTCGCCTACCCCAGCGAGCTGAAGGCGCACGAGGTGAAGCACGAGAGCGGCCGCTGCCACGTCTGCGTGGAGTGCGGGCTGGACTTCTCCACGCTCACCCAGCTGAAGCGGCACCTCTCCACGCACCAGGGCCCCACACTGTACCAGTGCCTGGAGTGCAGCAAATCCTTCCACTACCGCAGCCAGCTGCAGAACCACATGCTGAAGCACCAGAACGTCCGGCCCTTTGTCTGCACCGAGTGCGGGATGGAGTTCAGCCAGATCCACCACCTCAAGCAGCACTCCCTTACGCACAAG GGCGTGAAGGAGTTCAAGTGCGAGGTGTGCGGGCGGGAGTTCACCCTGCAGGCCAACATGAAGCGGCACATGCTGATCCACACCAGCGTCCGTCCCTACCAGTGCCACATCTGCTTCAAGACGTTTGTGCAGAAGCAGACGCTCAAGACCCACATGATTGTGCACTCACCAGTGAAGCCATTCAAATGCAAG GTCTGCGGGAAGTCCTTCAACCGCATGTACAACCTGCTGGGCCACATGCACCTGCACGCGGGGAGCAAGCCCTTCAAGTGTCCCTACTGCTCCAGCAAGTTCAACCTGAAGGGCAACCTGAGCCGCCACATGAAGGTCAAGCACGGGGTGATGGACATCAGCCTGGACAGCCAAG ATCCCATGATGGACCTGGCCGGGGCCGACCAAGCCGAGCTGGACGGGCAGCAGGAGATGGACGACTTCGAGGAGGAGAACTCTTATGGCTACGGGGGGGTGGGCAACCCTCCGGACGAGCACACCCTGACCGAGCAGGCCATGAAGGAGATGGCGTACTACAACATGTTGTAG